A stretch of Microbulbifer sp. SAOS-129_SWC DNA encodes these proteins:
- the lpxC gene encoding UDP-3-O-acyl-N-acetylglucosamine deacetylase, producing MIKQRTLKNAIRATGVGLHTGKKVVLTLKPAPVDTGIVFRRVDLDPVVEIEARAENVGDTLLSTTLVKDDVRIATVEHLLSAMAGLGIDNAIVELSAQEVPIMDGSAGPFVFLIQSAGIQEQAAAKKFLRIKKPVTVEEGDKVASFLPFNGFKVSFTIDFDHPVFQGRNLSSSVDFSSTSFVKEVSRARTFGFMHEIEYLRSKGLVQGGSVDNAIVIDQYRILNEGGLRYEDEFVKHKILDAIGDLYLLGTSLIGEFKAYKSGHALNNKSLRTLMAQEDAWEMVTFDDEKEAPISYIKPILAV from the coding sequence ATGATCAAACAGCGCACCCTAAAAAATGCTATCCGCGCCACTGGCGTGGGTCTCCACACCGGCAAAAAGGTCGTCCTGACCCTGAAACCGGCACCTGTGGATACTGGCATTGTATTTCGCCGGGTTGACCTTGACCCGGTGGTCGAGATTGAAGCCCGTGCGGAAAACGTGGGCGATACCCTGCTGTCCACCACGCTGGTGAAAGACGACGTGCGCATCGCTACAGTCGAGCACCTGCTGTCGGCGATGGCCGGTCTGGGGATCGACAACGCGATTGTCGAGCTGTCTGCCCAGGAAGTGCCGATCATGGACGGCAGCGCCGGTCCGTTTGTATTCCTGATCCAGTCGGCTGGTATTCAGGAACAGGCCGCGGCGAAGAAATTCCTGCGCATCAAGAAGCCGGTTACGGTGGAGGAGGGCGACAAAGTGGCCAGCTTCCTGCCGTTCAATGGTTTCAAGGTGTCTTTCACCATCGATTTTGATCACCCGGTGTTCCAGGGGCGCAACCTGAGTTCCTCGGTGGACTTTTCCAGCACTTCCTTCGTGAAGGAAGTCAGCCGCGCGCGCACCTTCGGTTTCATGCACGAGATCGAGTACCTGCGATCCAAGGGGCTGGTGCAGGGCGGTAGCGTGGACAACGCCATCGTCATCGACCAGTACCGCATCCTCAATGAGGGCGGCCTGCGCTACGAGGACGAGTTCGTCAAGCACAAGATCCTCGACGCGATCGGCGACCTGTACCTGCTGGGTACCAGCCTGATCGGTGAATTCAAGGCATACAAGTCCGGTCACGCGCTCAACAACAAGTCGCTGCGCACTCTGATGGCGCAGGAAGATGCCTGGGAGATGGTCACTTTCGACGACGAGAAGGAAGCCCCGATCTCCTACATCAAACCTATCCTGGCGGTCTGA
- the ftsZ gene encoding cell division protein FtsZ, with protein MFELVDSVQDKPVIKVIGVGGGGGNAVRHMIVSEVQGVDFICANTDAQALKDIEARTILQLGNTITRGLGAGANPDVGRQSAIEDRERIAEVLQGADMVFITAGMGGGTGTGGAPIVAEIAKDLGILTVAVVTRPFKIEGKKRSLVAEEGILELRDKVDSLITIPNDRLLEVLGNKITMKSAYKEADNVLLGAVQGIADLMIRPGIMNVDFADVRTVMSEMGMAMMGSGAAVGENRAREAAEKAVRSPLLDNVNLQGARGILVNIITGSEEGGCQELTLGEYSEVGEIVQEIASDEATVVIGTAVDDKLGDEMRVTVVAAGLGDGAQQAARPTKVVDNTARRPQLHEGRENREAREPQAGSPLPGRDTADPRTRAESERTKRPAPTLNPADADMEYLDIPAFLRRQAD; from the coding sequence ATGTTCGAACTAGTCGATAGCGTACAGGACAAGCCTGTCATCAAAGTGATCGGTGTCGGCGGTGGTGGCGGCAATGCCGTCAGGCACATGATCGTCAGTGAGGTGCAGGGGGTGGATTTCATCTGCGCGAACACTGACGCTCAGGCGCTCAAGGACATCGAGGCGCGCACCATCCTGCAACTGGGTAACACCATTACCCGCGGTCTCGGTGCCGGTGCCAACCCGGACGTGGGCCGACAGTCGGCAATCGAGGATCGCGAGCGCATTGCCGAGGTCCTGCAGGGCGCCGATATGGTGTTCATTACCGCGGGTATGGGCGGTGGCACTGGCACCGGTGGTGCGCCGATTGTTGCCGAGATCGCTAAAGACCTGGGGATCCTGACCGTGGCTGTGGTCACCCGCCCGTTCAAGATCGAGGGCAAAAAGCGCTCCCTGGTAGCGGAAGAGGGGATCCTCGAGCTGCGCGACAAGGTGGACTCGCTGATCACCATTCCCAACGACCGCCTGCTGGAGGTGTTGGGCAACAAGATCACCATGAAGTCCGCCTACAAGGAGGCCGACAATGTCCTGCTGGGTGCGGTGCAGGGTATCGCCGACCTGATGATCCGCCCGGGCATCATGAACGTAGACTTTGCCGATGTGCGCACGGTGATGTCTGAAATGGGCATGGCGATGATGGGCTCCGGCGCGGCCGTGGGCGAGAATCGTGCCCGCGAGGCAGCCGAGAAGGCTGTGCGCAGCCCTCTGCTGGACAACGTCAATCTGCAGGGTGCCCGCGGTATCCTGGTGAATATCATTACCGGCAGCGAGGAGGGTGGCTGTCAGGAGCTGACCTTGGGCGAATACTCCGAGGTGGGCGAAATCGTGCAGGAAATCGCCTCCGACGAAGCGACTGTCGTCATCGGCACCGCCGTGGACGACAAGCTCGGTGACGAGATGCGCGTGACCGTGGTCGCCGCGGGCCTCGGCGACGGTGCCCAGCAGGCGGCGCGTCCGACCAAGGTTGTGGATAACACCGCCCGCCGCCCGCAGCTGCACGAAGGTCGTGAAAACCGTGAGGCGCGCGAGCCCCAGGCAGGCAGCCCTCTGCCCGGTCGCGACACTGCCGATCCGCGTACACGCGCGGAGAGCGAGCGCACCAAGCGCCCGGCGCCGACACTGAACCCGGCAGATGCCGATATGGAGTACCTGGATATCCCGGCCTTCCTGCGCCGCCAGGCGGACTGA
- the ftsA gene encoding cell division protein FtsA, with translation MTQASDHRMIVGLDIGTSKVVAIVGEVSGDGELNIVGIGSHRSTGMKKGVVVNIESTVQSIQRAVEEAELMAGCEIHSVYAGIAGSHIRSLNSHGIVAIKDREVTQQDLDRVIDAARAVAIPADQKILHTLPQEFLIDNQEGVKEPLGMSGVRLEAKVHLVSGAVNAAQNIEKCIRRCGLEVEDIILEQLASSYAVLTDDEKELGVCMVDIGGGTTDIAVFTGGSIRHTGVIPIAGDQVTNDIAMALRTPTPHAEDLKIKYACALAKLAREGETIKVPSVGDRAPRDLSRQALAEVVEPRYDELFTLVQAELRRSGFEDLCAAGVVLTGGSSKMEGAVELAEEIFHMPVRLAVPQGMAGLTDIVSNPIYSTGVGLLMYAMRQAEAGERNVPRPLHNDNQWWDKVKQWFRGNM, from the coding sequence ATGACACAAGCATCCGATCACCGCATGATCGTGGGTCTGGATATCGGCACTTCCAAAGTGGTTGCGATCGTCGGCGAAGTGTCCGGTGATGGCGAGCTGAATATTGTCGGTATCGGCTCGCATCGATCCACCGGTATGAAAAAAGGCGTGGTGGTAAATATCGAATCCACGGTGCAGTCGATCCAGCGCGCGGTGGAGGAAGCCGAACTGATGGCCGGTTGTGAGATACACTCGGTCTACGCAGGCATTGCCGGCAGCCATATTCGCAGCCTGAATTCCCACGGTATTGTCGCGATCAAGGACCGTGAAGTTACCCAGCAGGATCTCGATCGGGTCATCGACGCGGCGCGCGCAGTGGCAATTCCCGCGGACCAGAAAATCCTGCACACGCTGCCGCAGGAATTCCTGATCGACAATCAGGAGGGCGTCAAGGAGCCGCTGGGCATGTCCGGTGTGCGCCTGGAGGCGAAGGTGCACCTGGTCAGCGGCGCGGTCAATGCGGCGCAGAATATCGAGAAATGTATTCGCCGCTGTGGCCTGGAAGTGGAGGACATCATTCTCGAGCAGCTGGCTTCCAGCTACGCGGTACTGACCGATGACGAAAAAGAGCTGGGTGTGTGCATGGTCGACATCGGCGGCGGTACCACCGATATCGCCGTGTTTACCGGCGGGTCCATTCGTCACACCGGGGTGATTCCGATCGCCGGCGATCAGGTGACCAACGATATTGCCATGGCCCTGCGCACGCCGACGCCACACGCGGAAGACCTGAAAATCAAATACGCCTGCGCGCTGGCCAAGCTGGCGCGCGAGGGCGAGACCATCAAGGTGCCGAGCGTCGGTGATCGGGCTCCGCGCGACCTGTCCCGCCAGGCGCTGGCCGAGGTGGTGGAGCCGCGCTATGACGAGCTGTTTACGCTGGTGCAGGCGGAGCTGCGCCGCAGTGGTTTCGAAGACCTGTGTGCCGCGGGTGTGGTGCTGACCGGCGGCTCTTCAAAAATGGAGGGCGCAGTGGAACTGGCAGAGGAGATTTTCCATATGCCGGTGCGCCTGGCGGTACCCCAGGGGATGGCGGGGCTGACCGATATTGTCAGCAACCCGATCTACTCCACCGGTGTCGGCCTGCTGATGTACGCGATGCGCCAGGCAGAGGCCGGCGAGCGCAATGTGCCGCGGCCGCTACACAATGACAACCAGTGGTGGGACAAGGTGAAACAGTGGTTCCGGGGCAACATGTAG
- a CDS encoding FtsQ-type POTRA domain-containing protein — protein MAKKKRVDGKKHKVRGARALPEPGAPRRNWRPLLVVALAVGVLAGLSYGGLWLWRQTPVEKLSRVDALDQVRVEGPFRAVTQRQIEETLLPYLRRGFFTADIRGMRKALLRNPWITDVSINRRWPRGVLVTVREAQPLAVWGKDKLLVASGKLLPRPAQMQVGRLPELAGDEELVERIVAQYQALAGLLTTRDMEVKRLSFDELGGWRLELVSGVVLRLGHDELLERVNRFLKLSHGLLAQHMDQIARIDTRYSNAVAVQWKESKK, from the coding sequence ATGGCGAAAAAGAAACGTGTCGACGGCAAGAAACACAAGGTGCGCGGTGCACGCGCGCTGCCGGAACCCGGCGCGCCGCGGCGCAACTGGCGGCCGCTGCTGGTCGTCGCATTGGCTGTGGGTGTGCTGGCCGGATTGAGTTATGGCGGCCTGTGGCTCTGGCGGCAGACCCCGGTGGAAAAACTCAGCCGCGTCGATGCGCTGGACCAGGTCAGGGTAGAGGGACCTTTCCGGGCCGTCACCCAGCGGCAGATCGAGGAGACGCTGCTGCCGTACCTGCGGCGGGGTTTTTTCACCGCGGATATCCGCGGCATGCGCAAAGCGCTGTTGCGCAATCCGTGGATCACGGATGTATCGATCAACCGTCGCTGGCCGCGCGGCGTGTTGGTGACAGTGCGCGAGGCACAGCCGCTGGCGGTTTGGGGCAAGGACAAATTGCTGGTGGCGAGTGGCAAGTTACTGCCACGGCCGGCGCAGATGCAGGTTGGTCGCTTGCCGGAACTGGCCGGCGACGAGGAACTGGTGGAGCGCATTGTGGCGCAATACCAGGCGCTCGCGGGGTTACTGACCACGCGGGATATGGAAGTGAAGCGCCTGTCGTTCGATGAACTCGGCGGCTGGCGGCTGGAGCTGGTTTCCGGCGTGGTGCTGCGCCTGGGGCACGATGAACTGCTGGAGCGGGTCAATCGTTTCCTGAAGTTGAGTCACGGCTTGCTGGCGCAACACATGGACCAGATCGCGCGGATCGATACGCGCTACAGCAACGCAGTTGCAGTGCAGTGGAAGGAAAGCAAAAAGTAA
- the murC gene encoding UDP-N-acetylmuramate--L-alanine ligase, which yields MTADNSTDNARFHVPTMRRIRRIHFIGVGGAGMSGIAEVLQNQGYEVSGSDLRESSVTERLRKLGIKVQIGHSADNIRGVDVVVNSSAIHGDNPELQAALESRIPVVRRAEMLGELMRYRYGIAVAGTHGKTTTTSLIASILAADKKDPTFVIGGLVNAAGANAALGESRYLVAEADESDASFIHLQPMVTVITNIDADHMETYGGDFEKVKQIFVDFVHNLPFYGLVVVCGDDANVREVIPRFSRPVATYGFDEGNDFRIVEVKQEPLRSHFSVQRPDGKRLDVCVNVPGIHNVLNATAAIAVATEEGVSDDAIREGLRGFQGVGRRFQIYGEYAVSDDAGAEKAMLVDDYGHHPREVAATVQTVRDGWPERRLVMIYQPHRYTRTRDLFEDFVQVLSEVDKLILLDVYSAGETPIPGADSRTLARSLRNRGQVDPIFVETIDQVPPLLADLIEPGDIVLTQGAGNVGALAQQLASWRLGEKE from the coding sequence ATGACTGCAGATAACAGTACAGACAACGCCCGCTTCCACGTGCCGACCATGCGTCGCATCCGCCGCATTCATTTTATCGGTGTCGGTGGTGCCGGCATGAGCGGTATCGCCGAAGTACTGCAGAACCAGGGCTACGAAGTGTCCGGCTCCGATTTGCGTGAGTCGTCGGTGACCGAGCGACTGCGCAAGCTGGGTATCAAGGTGCAGATAGGCCACAGCGCCGACAATATTCGCGGTGTCGATGTGGTGGTGAACTCGTCGGCGATTCACGGTGACAACCCGGAGCTGCAGGCGGCACTGGAAAGCCGTATCCCGGTCGTGCGCCGCGCGGAAATGCTCGGCGAGCTGATGCGTTACCGCTACGGCATTGCGGTGGCGGGTACCCATGGCAAGACCACCACCACCAGCCTGATTGCCTCGATTCTGGCGGCGGACAAGAAAGACCCGACATTCGTGATCGGCGGCCTGGTGAACGCCGCCGGTGCCAATGCGGCGCTTGGGGAGAGCCGTTACCTGGTGGCGGAGGCGGATGAGAGCGATGCCTCGTTTATTCACCTGCAGCCGATGGTCACGGTCATCACCAATATCGATGCCGACCATATGGAAACCTATGGCGGCGACTTCGAAAAGGTGAAACAGATTTTTGTCGACTTCGTGCACAACCTGCCTTTCTACGGCCTGGTGGTGGTGTGCGGGGACGACGCCAATGTGCGCGAAGTGATTCCGCGTTTCTCGCGTCCGGTGGCCACTTACGGTTTTGACGAGGGCAACGACTTCCGCATCGTCGAGGTGAAACAGGAGCCGCTGCGCAGTCACTTTAGCGTGCAGCGCCCCGATGGCAAGCGCCTGGACGTGTGCGTGAATGTGCCGGGTATCCACAATGTGCTGAACGCGACCGCGGCCATCGCCGTGGCGACCGAGGAGGGCGTCAGTGATGATGCCATCCGCGAGGGCCTGCGAGGCTTTCAGGGCGTTGGCCGGCGTTTCCAGATTTACGGCGAGTATGCCGTCAGCGATGACGCGGGTGCGGAAAAGGCCATGCTGGTGGATGACTACGGCCACCACCCGCGCGAAGTGGCGGCGACCGTGCAGACGGTGCGCGACGGCTGGCCGGAGCGCCGCCTGGTAATGATTTATCAGCCGCACCGCTACACGCGCACCCGCGATCTGTTCGAGGATTTCGTGCAGGTGCTTTCCGAGGTGGACAAACTGATTCTGCTGGATGTATACAGCGCCGGAGAAACGCCGATCCCGGGTGCCGACAGTCGCACCCTGGCGCGCAGCCTGCGCAATCGCGGCCAGGTGGATCCGATTTTTGTCGAGACGATTGATCAGGTGCCCCCGCTTCTGGCGGACCTGATCGAGCCGGGCGATATCGTGTTGACCCAGGGCGCGGGCAATGTCGGTGCACTGGCACAGCAACTGGCCAGTTGGCGCCTGGGCGAGAAGGAATAA
- the murG gene encoding undecaprenyldiphospho-muramoylpentapeptide beta-N-acetylglucosaminyltransferase: protein MSDVNGRFSNKKFLLMAGGTGGHVFPALAVARALMNEGAQVEWLGTRRGIEAQLIPEAGIELHFITVEGVRGKGKLALLKAPLQIARAVSQARAVIKRVAPDAVLGFGGFATGPGGVAARISGIPLIIHEQNAVPGTTNRLLARIANRVLEAFPSGLPGGEQVGNPVRDEIAALPAPEQRIGKVQPLRLLVLGGSLGAVAINELVPQALSLLPVALRPQVIHQAGKRHLDIARKSYQQAGVEAEVVPFIADMAAAYGAADLIICRAGALTVSEIAAAGVGAIMVPFPFAIDDHQTKNGEWLQRAGGAVVLQQDTLNAEELAQLLEGLFAKPLKLLAMAKAARGVAKIDATQRVLEACGELIAAQ from the coding sequence ATGAGTGATGTGAACGGGCGCTTCTCCAACAAGAAATTTCTGCTCATGGCCGGTGGTACCGGCGGTCATGTGTTTCCCGCGCTGGCGGTGGCGCGGGCGCTGATGAATGAAGGCGCCCAGGTGGAATGGCTGGGAACCCGGCGCGGTATCGAGGCACAGCTGATTCCTGAAGCGGGCATCGAGCTGCACTTTATTACCGTTGAGGGGGTACGCGGCAAGGGCAAGTTGGCGCTGTTGAAGGCGCCGCTGCAGATTGCCCGCGCCGTGTCGCAGGCGCGCGCGGTGATCAAGCGGGTGGCGCCGGACGCGGTACTGGGCTTTGGTGGCTTCGCCACCGGCCCCGGCGGCGTGGCCGCGCGCATCAGTGGTATTCCACTGATTATTCACGAGCAGAACGCGGTGCCCGGCACCACTAACCGGCTGCTGGCGCGTATCGCCAATCGCGTGCTGGAAGCCTTCCCCAGCGGGCTGCCCGGCGGCGAGCAGGTGGGCAATCCGGTACGCGACGAAATTGCCGCGCTGCCAGCGCCGGAGCAGCGCATTGGCAAAGTACAGCCGCTGCGCCTGCTGGTGCTGGGCGGCAGCCTCGGCGCTGTGGCCATCAATGAGCTGGTGCCCCAGGCGCTGTCGCTGCTGCCGGTGGCATTGCGCCCGCAAGTGATCCACCAGGCTGGTAAACGCCACCTGGATATCGCGCGCAAGTCCTACCAGCAGGCCGGGGTCGAGGCAGAGGTGGTGCCGTTTATCGCCGATATGGCCGCGGCCTACGGCGCGGCCGACCTGATTATCTGCCGCGCGGGTGCCTTGACGGTTTCCGAGATTGCCGCGGCCGGCGTCGGCGCAATCATGGTGCCGTTTCCGTTTGCGATCGATGACCACCAGACCAAAAACGGCGAGTGGTTGCAGCGCGCCGGCGGCGCCGTGGTGTTGCAGCAGGACACTTTGAACGCGGAAGAGCTGGCGCAACTGCTCGAAGGGCTGTTTGCGAAGCCGCTGAAATTACTGGCGATGGCCAAGGCTGCCCGCGGGGTGGCGAAAATCGATGCGACGCAGCGGGTGCTGGAAGCCTGCGGCGAACTGATTGCGGCGCAATGA